TCGCCCTTGCATATCACATATGGTTCAATATTGACATCGATCGTATGTGCAAGGTACATGAGTCGAGACATGATGGGGATGCGGTTCTCGATCTTGGAAGCAGCAATGACCACGCCGACGTCAATATCGCTGTCCCTGCGCGGGTTGCCTTTCGCATAGGAGCCAAAAAGGAATAATTTTACAATAGGATATTCTGCCCGGGCTTTTTCATAAAATAATGAAAGGTCTTTTCGTATCCGATTCAGATCTTCATCCGCAACCATGAAAAGAGCTCCTCAGCGTGTTTTAAAATTTCATCGGCTACATCTTTCGTCAGCCGCGCTTCGACAGCGTCGATCTCCTCGGTGTAACGAGATTCTAAATAATAGCTGGTAAGTTCTTCGATAAAGATGGTATTCGGCGGCGATTCAATACCGGCTTCATGGATAAGCTTTGCCAGGTTATGTGTATATGGCGGGGTGTTTTTTTTGTTTTTCACATGGATCGCTTTCAGCGCTTTTTCAACGGCTTGTTGGCAGGTGAATGCGACGTATAGGTAACGGCCCTCTTTCAGCATCGACCGGGCGGTCGTAAGGTCATATTCAGCGAGGCGCAGCCAGTTCTGAATTATCCGTTCACTCATGGAATGATTATATCACACTGCGTGATAATCTCCAGTGAGCGATCGATGCTCGATTGATATCCGTCCAGGATATGTGTTTTCATCGCTTCCCGCGCATTCGTTTGGATGCGAGCTCCATCTGCTTGACGAACTTGTCGAATTCTTCCTTCTCAGGCATTTTTTTCGGTGCAGTCTTCTGTGGCATCGTTTTTTTTTCATGATGCATGAATGAGGTGAACAGGTGTTTGGCGGAGGTGAGGGGCGAGGTTGGCGGCTGTTGCAGAGGACGCGTGTCTTTTTCAGGCGTCTCCGGCACTACATCCACGATAGCAGGAGGACGACCATGCTCATGGCGGCCCGGGTCCGCAGCGGGAATATGAACTTTGCTGAATGCCGTTGTCAGTTCCATGACCCCTGAGATCATTGCGGAGAATTCCGGTTCTCTAAGAAGATCGGTGAGCGATGATTCATTGCTTTTCAGGAATTCGATGAAGCGTACGCGGTTTGCCGGAATGAGAGAGTGATAGTATTTTTCCAGGGATGATATGCAGTAATCGTAACGGAATTCCTCGCCGAGTGCGGCCTGTGGCATCCCCTCTGCGACGGCGGTGCGGACGAGATGCGAGACCTTGTCTTCCGGGAGCGTTCCGGCGTCTGTCCGCAATTCTTCGAGCATGCGTTCCCTGCTCTTATCTATCGCCTCCGGCGCGCCGAGGCGTATATGCGTGAAATCGGCCATCGCATCATCCTCGTCATCGGGTACGATGCGGTAATAGTCGAATGTGCCCTGTGCGATGATGACGGTGTAATCCGGCTCTATGAAGCCGACAAGGCGCAGCTCCGTGACGCGGAACGAATTGTCATGGCGAATGACGACCTTTCTATATTGGTTCGAATATTCCCGGATATTGTTGCCGTTCGCGTAGTCGAGCACTGAGTTGACGCTTACCTCAATGAACGGATGCTGTACCGACACCGTGTCCATGTCAGCGTTTTCCGTGTCCCCATGAAAGTACGTCCTCGAACCCGTGCCCCTCGGCAAGCCCCTGGAAATTGATGATGATACGGTGCCTGAGCACTGCGGGAAGTACCGCGTCTATCTCTTTTTTCGTAACGGCGTCGCGTCCGTTGACAGCGGCGAACGCTTTCGCAGCGATGACAAGGTGCTGGCTTGCGCGCGGCCCCGGACCGTAAGAAACGAAGGACTTTACCTTCGGATGTTCCGCGGTCTCCGGGCGCAGTCCGCGTACGAGTGATACCGCGTATTCGGCGACGCTCTGGCTTACCGGCATTTCCGCTGCCGCTTCCTGAAAGCGCAGTATCGCCTTCGCATCGGTCACTGCCGATATTGTTGCAAGCTTGCCGAAGGCGTCGCTTTTCGCAATGGTCACCTCATCGGCCAGTGCGGGGTAGGTGAGCTTGACATAGAAGAGGAAGCGATCGAGCTGCGCCTCGGGGAGGGGATAGGTCCCTTCATGTTCGATGGGGTTCTGGGTGGCCATGACGAGGAACGGCGAAGGGATATCATGCGTTTTACCGTAGCTCGTGACCTGCTTCTCCTGCATCGCCTCGAGGAGGGCCGACTGCGTCTTCGGCGGCGTGCGATTTATCTCATCGGCGAGGAGCACATTGGTGAACACCGGCCCTTTGATGAAGCGCATCTCGCGATGACCGTGCGCCTCATCGAGCATTTCGCTCCCGGTTATATCCATTGGCAGGAGATCGGGTGTGAACTGTACGCGCGAATAGAGAAGCCCGGCGGCGCGGGCGACGGCCTGCACAAGAAGTGTCTTTCCGAGACCGGGGACTCCCTCGAGCAGAATGTGACCGCCGGCGATAAGCGATGTGAGCACGAGTTCCACCGTCGTCTCCTGGCCGACAACGGCTTTTGCGATCTCTTTCTTCAGAGCATCCGATACGCGGCAGAGGCGCGTCAATGCTTCGATGATGCCGCCCCGTGCCATGGGAGGTGCTACTTCGGTCCGGGGATGGGGAGCGCGTTGGTGAGAGCGTTCGACATGGGTAATGCCGTCGGTGCATCCGTTGCCGATGTGCCGCCCTTCTCAAGGAGCTTTTCCGCCGCGCTCTTCTGCGAGCTTATCAGGAACGAGATGACAAGCGCTCCG
The sequence above is a segment of the Spirochaetota bacterium genome. Coding sequences within it:
- a CDS encoding nucleotidyltransferase domain-containing protein produces the protein MVADEDLNRIRKDLSLFYEKARAEYPIVKLFLFGSYAKGNPRRDSDIDVGVVIAASKIENRIPIMSRLMYLAHTIDVNIEPYVICKGDYESPEPGSILAEIVQTSKEIPIQAA
- a CDS encoding HEPN domain-containing protein, producing MSERIIQNWLRLAEYDLTTARSMLKEGRYLYVAFTCQQAVEKALKAIHVKNKKNTPPYTHNLAKLIHEAGIESPPNTIFIEELTSYYLESRYTEEIDAVEARLTKDVADEILKHAEELFSWLRMKI
- a CDS encoding MoxR family ATPase, which translates into the protein MARGGIIEALTRLCRVSDALKKEIAKAVVGQETTVELVLTSLIAGGHILLEGVPGLGKTLLVQAVARAAGLLYSRVQFTPDLLPMDITGSEMLDEAHGHREMRFIKGPVFTNVLLADEINRTPPKTQSALLEAMQEKQVTSYGKTHDIPSPFLVMATQNPIEHEGTYPLPEAQLDRFLFYVKLTYPALADEVTIAKSDAFGKLATISAVTDAKAILRFQEAAAEMPVSQSVAEYAVSLVRGLRPETAEHPKVKSFVSYGPGPRASQHLVIAAKAFAAVNGRDAVTKKEIDAVLPAVLRHRIIINFQGLAEGHGFEDVLSWGHGKR